The window tcttatcgatatttacttttatataagatttatCGAAAGATTATAGAttcttattaaagaaattaagaaaacatattaagtgtaaatatatttatcatccaagaggaaaattaaatataatatttagaataagtttcattattaaattcttaGTTCAATCAAATGTATAAAATCAATCTTAATtcaaaattaaagatatttcatATGTTTTAAACTATTGCTCCTAAGTTACGCATagttatgcatatatatgcgtaACTGCATAAAATACGTAAGGAAGAAATTTtgcaatataaatgaaaaattctcatcgttattatttacgCAAGAACAGAatgtcaaatattatttagctCACGCATttcaattaattgatttacGCATTTCAGGATCCTCATGTGCAGTAATTTCCCCTTTCGAAATTGGCACAATTAAACTAATGAAAAGTAAAGCCAGGTGTCATTGATATGACATTGTGTATTTTCGATGCGTATGCGATTGTGCAAACTTGCATACCAATATTTCGCATGAGATGGCAAAATATGTGTGGCAgtgatttctttaaaaaccTGGATTGAATCATTCGTCTTCACTTCAGTTCTTCAGTTCGATCTCTTAACAacagttcgaaaaaaaaagaatcatgcGTTTTACTATCGTGGAGTTTCTTTTCACGCTGTTCCTGACTTTGGCTGTAGCTGGACCAGCTAGACCGAAAATTTCTGAGAAGAAATCTTTGGTCGATAATACGAAACTTGTGAAGGAAGTTCCAAAGATCGAAGAGATCGGTGATGAAAAGgatcgatcgaagaaatcTACTACAACTTTCTGCGTGGAAATTAAACCTGGAAGCAACGAACCTGTTCAGATACCTTGTGCTTGCAAGAATGGGGAAGGAAACGTTCCAGAATCATCTGTTCAACAAATTCTTCAACCAGTTTCTTATTTATCTCCTCAACAAATGCCAGGACATCCACATAGTCCTCAGAGTGTGAATATTATTCATGCACCATCTCAGCCACCTCaaacattaaatatcattCAACCAGCGCCGACTCTACACGCAGTACAGTTTGTGCAGCCTCAAGCCAACAATCCACCGTCTGTTCAAACTCTTAATTTCCTGCAACCATCTGCCCAATTACCCGAGCCAGTACATCAATCTCTTCACATCACGCTGCCATCGAAGTCAGAATTAGATTCATCCGAACCTGTTCATTCTGAAAAAATAGTCCTGCCATCTTCCGAGCCTGCAGTTCAACCAATTCCCCAGTCAGAACCTCAACCAGCTCCTCAACCAGCTCCTCAGCCAGCTCCTCAGCCAGCTCCTCAGCCAGCTCCTCAGCCAGCTCCTCAGTCAACTCTTCAGCCAGCTTCTCAGCTAGTTCCTGAACCAGTTCCTCAGCAAGAACACTCGCATAAATCGGAAGTTCATGTTTCGGTTATAACCGAAAACAAGGAGAATAATGAGGAACAAAAATCAGAGATAATCGTAAATCCCCTACCGAAGCCTGTCGAAACTATCAACCTAGTACCAGTGGCTCCTATTCGTCAACCCTATGAAGAGCAAGTCGTTGTTGTACCGAATTCTGTTATGGTAACAAATCAAGAAAACTGCCATCCAGGTACTTATGTTCAAATACCATCGATTCCTTACGGAGCGAACTACCAGCAATCGGAATCGGTCATTCAAATACCAGGATCAACATATCAACAGCCAAGACCATTCCATACCGAATGTAGCTGCAAACAAACGCATCCAGCACACTTAACTGATGGATCTTCCGTATTACGGACTCATTTTAAGGATAAGGGCGCGAAAATTATACCAATGGTCATCTATCCTCCTGCTGCACCATCCGTTTCTGTAGCATCACCAGCTCACTATAAGCCGGAAATATCTTCTCTTCCTCATTCATCTAGCTTTCCAATGGTCATTAGTATGCAGACCACGAGAAATAAGGAAGGAATGCAATCAGGAGAAATGGTAAACAACTAATTATTTGGACTAAATACGAAATTACACGCGTTAAATgttcatttcaattaaattaataaattttctattacagTCTGATATGAAAACCTATAAATCTATGGATACCTCAGCTCGTTATAGCAATGATCAAACTCCAAATATGTACTACGATATGGGTACAGGAATGCAACTTATGAATATTGGTCGTCAAGCTGTTCcggaaaatcaaaaaaaggaggaaaacaTGAAAATGAGCGTATTGTCTAATGAAACCTTCAAACCTAGATTCATAAGAAACGATAAGGATGTCATGGTGaacgagaaaaatatcgaGGAATAAATATCATGAACGAAAATCATTTAATTCGAAGGAACAGcctaatattttttgttgatAATCCATTCAGATTACTTTGAATGTGTCATTTTCATAtgtcttctttgttttcttgttgtttatttcatatctttcGAAATATCACAATTGATAAGatgtacaaataaaataaaatacgaataaCATTATCTTACCTCTTTGAAGTCTGCGTAcccatcctttttttttttcaacaacttgatttctttatttgtaACATACTCACAAGCGCTTTACCTTCGATCCGAATAACAAAACATTTCGTATGCTAAAATATCTTTAACACGAGATAGATTTAAATAAGGTTAAGAATTTCTCTTAACGTATCCGATCTCAATAAGCGTTCCAAATATTACGATTGAATGCCTAATAGCGAGTTTTTaccgaattaattttatatttatttttaattaagcgTTCTATTCGTGCAAATATATAACCCTGAGTTTCATTGgtcgaaatataatattgttatttgcaataaaattatgttttctACATCGTTAAGGTAGATTTTCAATGATTACAAAAAGATTCATTTCGTTTACGCTAACGTGCATCTATTTTATCATACCTCTTTTACTTATAACATAACAATTGAATTAGTATCGATTAGTAACTGGTTAATAGATAGTATTAGTAACTTATGAACTTACATTTATCAATCtctaacatttatttttttgatattaagtTTGATATCACGCAATACGGGTATGCATTTGCTTTACGATATAAAtgcataaagaataataaatataattgatatagacatatatatatatatgtgtgtgtgtgtgtgtgtgtgtttaaatattaatatactccATGtgcattgtattttatttaaataattatgaaatttccgaaatattttaatcttagatgtttgaaaattgaaaattattgcgGATTAATTgtttctcatttctctttcttattatcgttttcattattgatcgatcataaaattattttattttatcaaatgtaTTAACGCTTACGTGATGCTTTTACGAACATTTACTGgcattatatgtatacaaataattaagaGAATATTTGTCTGCTTACCTGGGCATTTAAAGTACgaatttttccaagaaattatatatgctAGCGTATCGATTTATATAGATCAGTAATGTCCGCAGATTTAGATCAAATTTCTTTATCGTCATACTTAATTTcgtatatttctatctatgtGTGCAATATCTGTGTGATAGCATATGAGAgaatttttatgtatgtatactttGCCATTAAATACACGtatttttccaagaaattatattactcAGTGtgctaatattttttctcagaATTTATATAGGTTAGTAATGTCCGAAAATGTAAGATGGAAaacccttttattttcttatcttattttaatctttatttcttcattttagtTTCTCTTTCAAGATACTGTAAACCTTTTGACTACCATCGAGtccataataaatatcttgtatataagttattttttaattaatatttgtagatcaatttaaaagtatatacaataaaatttcattcttattgcacatttaaaagagaaattaataataaaaaaactataattCTTCGATtgttcgatttattattaaattactttttgACTCccgaagtagaagaaaaaagaaagctatGTATATGCCGCGGGAATTTATATATCTGTAGCGGGAACTTATTTTACTTatcttaatagaaaataattgtctATTATCAAATGATTAATGACAATTTTCAGTGATTTTTTGgaataagatattattttctatgttatttttcaataatatattgaaagatatttatatattcattagtGCGTAGTATATGTATAAGGTGACGTAGTGCGCATGCGCGACACGAATCGTTTAACCATCTTCACGATGTAGATGACGCCATTGCCGTTCCAGTTTGTACCAGCCTGACGTGGATTCGTATCTCGTTCTCGTTAATTACAGGTAATTAGtagatattttctaatttataccCTCTTTCTTCATATCAAATGATAGTTAAACCCGTGAGTTTTAGCGTGATTGTATTTGCAAGTTGGGACCTCAATGTGCGTGAAAGATattcgtgaaaataaaattgatctcTCGTAGTTTCTCCTGGAGAACTATTGCGTCGTACTTTTTCTTCAAGTTTACCTTTTTTCAGCttcatttttacaatattgatatttctttcacATTTTAACGATAAGTTGATCAATAATTTTGCATAGATACTTGCGGTCAATTGATACTTTgcattatattcgattttcaTATACgatcacatacacatatatacacacatatatgtgtgtatatatgaatgtatattgCACGTTAATTCATATGATACATAATGAATGTTGCATGTTGGGATTTTAATGCTTCATTTTTTATGCTTCAGTATGTTTATCTTAATAGTACTATTAAGAATTTTAGTTCTAagctttaattatttttaagattaatttAAGGCAAAAAATTGCAGAATGGTTAATTAACTGCCACTTAGTAATTAAAATAGTTTAAAAAGATTGGATATATATTGGGAGGATTCATGAATGAATACCGTTAATTATAAAACGGCATTTACTTATGAATTaacacaatattttttttcataatttcccCAATTacgttatttaatttttaaatctccAACGTTAGATTTATCAATAACAcaacatattaattataaatgtaacatagtaacgattataaaatatatgtagttTGTATATTCCCGGGATATAcaatttatacgtataattaattaaatatagttatgtagaactttataaaaatatttttaagataattaataaagaatccAGGCTTTTTCTCACGGGTAGGATAGGTCAAAATCACGGTTGATGAATCCTCGATTGATTACGATCAGGTCGATAAAAGATTCATTAAACGCGactaattaatgttattttagcTCGTGGAtctccacatgcagcaacctccacgtggtgagatCTGGGTCAGTATTACTTGCGATCTTATCGAaatctaa is drawn from Vespa crabro chromosome 10, iyVesCrab1.2, whole genome shotgun sequence and contains these coding sequences:
- the LOC124427263 gene encoding BCL-6 corepressor-like protein 1, yielding MRFTIVEFLFTLFLTLAVAGPARPKISEKKSLVDNTKLVKEVPKIEEIGDEKDRSKKSTTTFCVEIKPGSNEPVQIPCACKNGEGNVPESSVQQILQPVSYLSPQQMPGHPHSPQSVNIIHAPSQPPQTLNIIQPAPTLHAVQFVQPQANNPPSVQTLNFLQPSAQLPEPVHQSLHITLPSKSELDSSEPVHSEKIVLPSSEPAVQPIPQSEPQPAPQPAPQPAPQPAPQPAPQPAPQSTLQPASQLVPEPVPQQEHSHKSEVHVSVITENKENNEEQKSEIIVNPLPKPVETINLVPVAPIRQPYEEQVVVVPNSVMVTNQENCHPGTYVQIPSIPYGANYQQSESVIQIPGSTYQQPRPFHTECSCKQTHPAHLTDGSSVLRTHFKDKGAKIIPMVIYPPAAPSVSVASPAHYKPEISSLPHSSSFPMVISMQTTRNKEGMQSGEMSDMKTYKSMDTSARYSNDQTPNMYYDMGTGMQLMNIGRQAVPENQKKEENMKMSVLSNETFKPRFIRNDKDVMVNEKNIEE